A region of the Festucalex cinctus isolate MCC-2025b chromosome 8, RoL_Fcin_1.0, whole genome shotgun sequence genome:
ATTCAGATCCTTTAGGGGGGCCCCAAAAGGTGTTATTTTTGTCTTTCAGGGTCAACTCGCATAGCCAAGATGCCTGAGAAAGCGTAAGTGTTGTGTTTGTCGTCTCTcgactgtgtttattttgagaGCATGATTATTAGGAAACACAATCAGAGCGGTGACACTAATGCCGTTGTTTGTTTCCAATGATTACGCGATAGGCCCGAGGTAAGACTCCCGACGACGCGTTTCCGTATGTTCAACCACACTTCATTCACGCTATCGTTTTCCCCGCAGAGGAAATCTAAAATCTCGGCTTCTCGCAAGCTCATGCTGAAGGTGAGTTTTCAGTTATCAGCGTGCAAAAAATAGAGAAAGGCAAGCGTTTCCGTGTCATTGTGCTGCAGAGCTTGATGGTGGCCAAAGCCAAAGAGGATCTGGAACAGGAGCTGGTGGAGAAAGAGAAGCAGAAGGAAAAGTATCTGGAGGAAAAGACGCCAGCGTTAAACATCAACTCAATGAGCTTGGAGGAGTTACAGGTACTAGGggctgggttttaaaaaaacaaataatatcgAATTGACtttccttttcgagcctgatatagacccttccagctgacgtcactgcttagcaaAATGTCCCTGACGACTATTCAAGTATCCACGTTCTTGTAATGATTATGTAGAAGCTATGTGAAGAACTACACTCCAAAATCGACGTGGTGGACGAGGAACGGTACGACATCGAGGCCAAAGTCATTCACAACACCCGAGAGGTAAAAGTCACGCGGACGATGTCGATCAGTGATCCGTTGGTACAAAAGTTCTTCCGCTGTTGTGGTCTAGATTAAAGACCTGAACATCAAGGTTCTGGACCTGCGCGGGAAGTTCAAGCGACCCAACCTCCGGCGGGTGAGGGTCTCGGCCGACGCCATCCTCCGCTCGCTGCTCGGCTCAAAGCACAAAGTGTCGCTGGACCTGCGGGCCAACCTCAAGTCGGTCAAGAAGGACGACGCGGAGAAGGTCGGTGTGCGGGAACGGGAACGCGTcagtcaaaagaaagattcccCGAACTGACTGTTTCTCTTCTTCAGGAGAAGACGGCGGAGGTGAGCGACTGGAGGAAGAACGTGGAGGCCATGTCGGGCATGGAAGGCCGCAAGAAGATGTTTGACGCTCAGGCTCCCGCTCAGTAGATCTTGTCACACGATAAAATAAACTGCCAATCATTACAGTCCAGCAGAAGGCGACACAAATTTTACTCACTGAGCATTTGTCAGCACTTCCTTTCGTGTGTTCTCTTTCACTGCCAATGCAATAAATATACAACACAAACtgagtatgttttgtgttttatggcaaGTCATCCAAGAGCACTACCAATCTCTAcccacacacaaagacaaaaaactcCAGTTATACCGAACATAGTGTGACCCATCTGTCTAGTATGCATGATTCAAATTTGGTAGCAGTCAGACAAAATCTCGAGGACAAGTTTGACTTTAAATGACCCCTGGGTCAAAAGCAATCTTAAAATGGCTGATTCAAACCAAAATTTATGATTTATCTGTAATTTAACAATTTCAGTTCTAGCTAGAACTCGTTTATGCTTGTTGTTTACTTTTCCGTGTTGTCAATCAGAACTAGTTCCAGATGCTGAAAACGGACTTCTTAGGAGTTTGATGAGTTTTCAGATTTTGCCACATCACTGACCTCACATAATGACATTTGTATACGTGGTATATGAGGCTCAAATTTGTTaagaaatcaaacaaaaacatttgattttgaCCTATGGAAATGGCCAAAATGAGCACACGTCcaccaaatgcatttttttttttttttttttttttttgcagcacttTCATTGTGAACCAAAAGTCTGTCAGTTTTCACTTTGACCACATGGTGGTGATGTCAACTTACAATCAGTGTAAAATCAGGCAGTAGTATTTGGACATGAGAGACAGACATATTGTTGGATTGATGTCGAGAAAAGAACTTTTTAACAGAAGAACACTGGAGTTCTGGTTcttataaccccccccccccccccccccccccagtatgTGGGACTACAGTTTtatttagaaaacaaaaaaacaagaacttgTTTTGAAGTTATCATTTCAGGTTTTTGTGTATAATTTTGATGGGGATTTAATGAATGTAATACATTTCGAGATtggatatagatagatagatagatagatagatagatagatagatagatagatagatagatagatagatagatagatagatagatagaacgtATGCAATGcatatgctaacatgctaagtttTTGGGATAGaaaatgagaccaagatgaATCGAAACCTCGTCTGACTGTCTGTAAAATCTGATTCATGCTTAGGAGCTGATTGCACATAAAATGGAAAGGAAGTGTCGACAATTATTTAAAGTCTAAATTTCTGTGATTTCTAGTCAAATgtgaagatttttttaattgccatatAGTTCTCTCTGAAAGCAAATAAATGACGTTATGAAGCATTCATGGAGATcagctgataaaaaaaaaagtgacaattaaAGAAAACGTTTTTGCCCCTTTTCTGACATGTTTTGAATCAAGCAGCCATTTCCAAATTCAAAGTGTACCCTGGTCGCATTTGAAAACGTTTGAGACACACCAAAAGCTCAAAAACGATTCAGACCAGGATCAGTTTTATTCCCGatctcttcttttctttttctttttttatatgtgCAAACAATGTCTTTGTTTACTGCAATTGATTTGACGTGGATTTTTACACAATAATCTCACCCCAAATTATCACTAATTGCTGACGTGCTTACGTAGTTGTGATAAAATGTCTTAATTTTCAACATAACAGTTTCACTCAACTTACATGGCTTGTTCGTTGTCGACCATTTGATGAGTGTTGTCGGCGTGATGCTTCCTGTGTCCGCCATAGTTTGTGACGCATTCATGGGTAGTTCGGAAAATGGATTGTCGCATTACTAAGAAATTTATGGTTATGTTGGCTGTAAAATGCACTgggatttttattctttttgcttatttatttatttatttatttatttattttaaacatcttCAAAAACGATGACAAACTGCTTTCCAGGAAAATTTGggaattaaaacaacaacaacaacaacagaatatTACTACAAATACATTGTATGCAGGggtcacagaagcttacatgtgtgaatgagtgagtgggggaaaaaaatctgtgcataggaaaaaaaatcaccaccagacattaagagaagcccatagctgtaaattgagaagtagtttgtttgtttaaatcctgagtgaaaatacatgttttgtttattttttttccctccccaaaCTGCATGGAAGGTTCTGCTTGCATGCAGCTGTGTTTCCGTGTGGATCAAAAGGTTGAAGATGGCCAGCTTGGGGGGGCTCCCGATTGGATCATGGCTCCACTTTTGGTGTCGGTCACACAACCGCGTGGTACTCGTTCAGGAGCCAAGGCCCACAATAAAAGTCTTCTTGCAAATCAAAGAAGCCCCCTGAAAGCCCACCGGAGTAAGTTGACACATCTCACTAAGCCCACCTTCTAACCCCCCCTTAGTGTCTGCGTCCAGGTTTTTTGCAGTGTAAAAATAGTCAAAGAACGTCCAATGAGAATGTACATTTTAATACCCGCCGCCATCTGTTTGCAGGTATGCGCCAGCCGCCATTGTGCCGCCATGTGATCCAGGCCCGGTTTAAAAGCTTAACcggggcggggcgggggggGACAGCGTGGAGCGTTCCCCACTCCTCCACATCTCTACCAGCATCTTTGTGagtctgctgctgttgttgttgttttttctctatTCTTTTTTCAGCATAAATTGAATTTTTGGtcttctttttaattaaaaggtGCAGGTGCTTCGTGGTGCAATATGTCGGACGGCGAGGAGGCTTCGTACGAGTGAGTACAGGACAAGATGGCGCTGCCATGACGTGATGGAGACTAAcgcattgggtttttttttgttgcgtgtgcgtgcgtgttttctTGCAGGGAGCACCGTAAGTCAATTGACACAAACTTTACATAATGAATACAAAATGATGCATGATGTTAGCCTGATAGCATAACTgccatttttgaatatttaaaaaaaaaaaaaaaaaaaaaaacattgaaaaaaaccaacaacaacacaaacaaagtGGACAAACACTTGACAGTCACCTGAAAATcaacagacaaaaaacaaaacaaaaaaacaaaaacaagcttaAGCTAATTATGGTATCAGGCTAACAACTTACAATGATGATCATAAACCAGTCATGTTGTGTACTGTATATGACAAATGCAAATTTTATACATTAAAAAGTATGTAATTATAGACTTTCAATTGAAATTTTGTCATGATATATTGAAGTATTTTATGAAatttaattataaattgttaaaatattctatttatatacattgtataacttgtaaaaaaatatacataagtATAATAGctaacatatacacacatactgtaTCATTAAATGGTATTCAAGGtaagggtgcaccgatcgatcggtcggccgatcgatcggcctcAATTTTCGTAATTTTGGGCGATCGGTGATCGATCGATCCCTCAAAATAAATTCGATCTTGTCTACCGATCACATCTCTCTCGCGTAAAAGTACGAAAAAGTCAACCATtgccctcttctgctgagacatAAGCCCGCTCACAAGGTCACGTGTGCAAATGCGCACTTGTGTGCGCTGCAATACAAACAGCAGCAACAGTATGTCGACAGTTTGGCAGTATTTCACGATAAAAGTAAAGGAGCCCAGGATCGCAATTTGTAATTCGTGCAACGTCGAAATAAGTCGTGGTGGGACTGCACGCAAGGCATTCAATACAACAAACCTCATTCGTCATTTAAGGACCCACCACACTGCTGAGTATGCGGCGTTTGAAGTTAGCAACCAAGCTAAGGCTAACTTAGCTAAAGCTAGCGCGAGCAAGGAGCCAGACCATGGACCGCTGTTGGCGCTTATGAGCAGCGAAAGGAGCAAAGCGACCACGAGAAAAATAATGGAGTTCATGGCATTAGATGACCAGCCTTTTTCGGTCGTGGAGGACCCTTCTGGAAGCTCAATGAAAATCGTTTCCCTAAACTTGCGGCACTTGCCCGAGCCTATCTTTCTGCCCCATGCACAAGCATTGAAAGCGAGCGCCTGTTTAGCTTAGCTGGGCATGTCGTCGATGAAAAAAGAAGTCGTTTGTCTGGTGATAAAGCAGAGATGCTTTTGTTCATCAAGAAAAACCTTCCATTAATGCAGAAGTGACTGGAGTTGTGTTGTTGTGACAACTtgttgactttgaaaatgttgtgcatgctgcactttttttttgtagaatgttTTACTTTAGGAGGTTTTGATCCTATAAGTTGGTGCAAGATATttttggatggatattttacatCTAGATTGTGACACATCtgcatttagacatttattcgtTTTGCACTACAAGGAAAAAATACTCAGGAAGGAAGCTTTACTGATACTgccgtgcactttttttttgaaaactctCAAAACTGGTCTTTGCTATAACCTATTccacaagttttattttattattttttatttcaattatatttgagagaactactaaatgtgttttaaacatgttttaccTTGTTTGACAGGTATTGCTcagtgttttccaataaaaaaaaaaggaacatttaaGGTGTATTCTCTTggttttgagggaaaaaaaaaaaatcgggatcggcaaaaatcgagatcggcaggtcagacagttttaaagatcggtgatcggtgatcggccaaaaaagtgtgatcggtgcacccctaattcAAGGGTAACATTATAAATGCTACTAATTTATATTCGTTAATACTATTTCATGaatgcatttaaacattttatttcaaattatttaaCAGTCAATTTTTACTCAACCAATTAAACAATGTAATTAATTGCAAAGATGAGTTatgtaacatatttttttttaaataacgtaaATTATCACCAATAAAATCACTGAATAGAACAAAAAACGACAGTAAATCATTAAATGGTCCATTTCTATCACTCAATTTGACAtaatttgagttttatttttaacaaaactaaTGAACAAATGTTAGTGCATAGAAAATGGTTTTAATAAGTAATGAAGAATTGATTTACTACTGATTAGCATTCTTATCTGTTAGTGTAAGAATATATAAGCCCTCACAAccttcatcataataataataataataataataataataataataataataatcataaaaacatCCATAcggaataaaacaataaaaattatattaaatctAAAATTCCATGCGGTgcattatcaataaataaatacacatggaatacactgtttaaaaaacaaaacaaaaaaagtccatgTAATGTGACGTCACGCATTTTAGCAAGTCCAATTTCCAGcttccattctcatcacatgcTTTCCATGCAAAGCATGC
Encoded here:
- the LOC144024575 gene encoding troponin I, slow skeletal muscle-like produces the protein MFNHTSFTLSFSPQRKSKISASRKLMLKSLMVAKAKEDLEQELVEKEKQKEKYLEEKTPALNINSMSLEELQKLCEELHSKIDVVDEERYDIEAKVIHNTREIKDLNIKVLDLRGKFKRPNLRRVRVSADAILRSLLGSKHKVSLDLRANLKSVKKDDAEKEKTAEVSDWRKNVEAMSGMEGRKKMFDAQAPAQ